A region of the Sinorhizobium arboris LMG 14919 genome:
CTATATCAACCGGGCGCTCGCCCCCTATGCCGATCTCGTCGAGCCCCGCCAGAGCGATCTTGCCGTTGCGATCCCTGAGCTTCTGGAGCAGCGCCCCTCGGTTCTGATCATGGCCGACATCGGCCGGCTGCCGGAAGAAGCCTATCCCCTGCTTGCGAAATGGATCGAAAACGGCGGCACGCTGATCCGCTTCGCCGGGCCCCGGCTTGCCGCCGCGCCTGCCGACGATCCGCTCGTTCCGGTCACGCTTCGGCAAGGCGAACGGGCGCTGGGCGGCGCGCTCTCCTGGTCGGAACCGCAGCCGCTCGCCGATTACCCCGGCAACAGCCCCTTCGCCGGCATGCCCCGCCCGACCGACATTCTCGTCAAGCGACAGGTTCTGGCGGAGCCGACCGCCGATCTGGCCGAGCGCACATGGGCAAGCCTCGCCGATGGCACACCGCTGGTCACGACTGCGACGCGTGGCACGGGCCGCATCGTGCTCTTTCACGTCAGCGCCGAGGCCACGTGGTCCAACCTGCCGATTTCGGGCCATTTCGTCGAAATGCTCCGCCGCAGCGTCCAGCTTTCGCGTGGCGGCGGCATCGCCAGCGACGGCAAGGCCGTGAAAGCACAGACCCTGCCGCCCTACCGGCTGCTGAACGCCGATGGCGTGCTTGTCACCGAGTCGGGCAATGCCCGGCCCCTCGACATCGTGCCGGGCAAGACACCGGTCGCGACGGCCGACAATCCTCCGGGGCTCTACGGCTCTGAGGACGGCTTCACGGCGCTGAACCTCTTGCCGCGCGACGCCGAGCTCAAGCGGATCGACATGACCACCGCCGGACCCCACACCGCCGAGCAGCTGGCCGGTGCGGAAAGCTGGTCGCTGAAGCCGGCGCTGATGACGCTCGCGCTCCTGCTGCTGCTCGCAGACGCCCTGATCGTTCTCTTCATGGGCGGCGTCTTTTCACGCGCCCGAATGGCGAGGGCCACTTCGGCAATCATCGTAGTCCTCGCCGCAACCTTCGTCCTCGCCCCGCCGCAGGCCTTTGCCGACGACGCGCGCCCGGACGATCAGCGTATTCTCGAGCGGCTCGACACCACGCACCTCGCCTATGTCGTCACGGGCGAGGAGGAGGTGGACCGCCTTTCCGAAGACGGGCTGAGAGGCCTCACCGATTTCCTGACCTATCGCACCACGCTCGAACCCGGCGCCCCCGTCGGCCTCGATATCTCCAAGGACGAATTGAGCCTCTATCCGATCATCTATTGGCCGATTTCCGCCAGCGCGCCCATGCCGAGCCCGCAGGCCGTCAGCCGCATCGATGCCTACATGCGTGCGGGCGGCACGGTCCTGTTCGACACGCGAGATCAGTTTTCTTCGCTCGGCTCTTCATCGAACGGCACCAGCGCGAACACCGAGCGCCTCCAGGCGATCCTCGGCAACCTCGACATACCGCCGCTGGAGCCGGTTCCGACCGACCATGTGCTTACCAAGGCCTTCTATCTGCTGACGAATTTTCCCGGTCGCTATACCGGCAGTCCGCTTTGGATCGAGGCCCAACTCGACAACCGCGAGGAGCCGAGCAACCGGCCGGCGCGGCCGGGCGACGGTGTGACGCCGATCATGATCACCGGCAACGACTTTGCCGGCGCATGGGCGGTGGATTCGAATGGAGTAGCCTTGCTGCCGACCGTGCCGCCGGACGAAATGCAGCGCGAATACGCCTTTCGCTCCGGCGTCAATATCATGATGTATATGCTGACCGGCAACTACAAGGCCGACCAGGTGCACGTGCCCGCCCTGCTCGAGCGGCTCGGACAATGAGGACCGGGCGATGACAGTCGATTTCTCGCCACTTCTTGCCTGGCCCTATCTCGCGGCACTGACGCTTGTCGCAGCCGTTCTGGCGGCACTCGGTATCTGGCGCGGCGTTCGAGGAGCCTGGACCAGGACGGCGGCGCTTGGCGCATTCTGCCTCGCGCTTGCCAATCCCGTTCTTTTCCAGGAAGAGCGCGAACCCCTCTCCACCATTGTCGCCGTCGTTGTCGACCGCAGCCAGAGCCAGGAGAACGGCGCCCGCCGCTCCCAGACGGACCAGGCGCTCGAAGGTCTCAAGGAGCGCCTTTCCCGTTTCCCTCAGATCGAGGCGCGCATTGTCGAGGCCGCCGACGGCGAGGAGACCGAGGCGCCCTCGACCAAGCTCTTCGGCGCCCTGGCAGCGGCGCTTGCAGACGTGCCGCCCGCCCGTGTCGGCGGCGCCGTCTTCATCTCCGACGGCCAGATCCACGACGTGCCGGATGTCAACCAGAAGCTGGGTTTCGATGCGCCCGTCCACGCGCTGATCAGCGGCAAGCCGGACGAGTTCGATCGGCGCATCGAAATCGTCAGCGCCCCCCGCTTCGGCATTGTCGGCGAGCAGCAGAAGATGACCTTCCGGGTGGTTGACGACGGCGCGGCTCCCGGTGGCGGTGCCGAGGTGACGATCCGCCTGAACGGCAACGAGATCGCCACCGAGCAGGCCGAGCCAGGCACGGACGTTCCGTTCAGCTTCACCGTTCCGCGCGGCGGCAACAACATCCTCGAATTCGCCGTCAACCCGGTCGCCGGCGAAGTGACGGAGACGAACAACCGCGCCGTCCACGTGCTCGACGGCATCCGCGAAAATCTTCGCGTGCTGCTTGTTTCCGGAGAGCCGCATGCGGGCGAGCGCGCCTGGCGCAACCTCCTGAAATCCGATGCGGCCGTCGATCTCGTCCACTTCACCATTCTGCGGCCGCCGGAGAAACAGGACGGCACTCCGATCAACGAGCTCTCGCTCATCGCCTTCCCGACGCGGGAGCTTTTCGTCGACAAGATCAGCGAGTTCGACCTCATCATCTTCGATCGCTACCAACACCGCGGCGTACTGCCAATCCTCTATTACGACAATATCGCCCAATATGTGGAGAACGGTGGGGCGCTGCTGATTGCGGCAGGGCCGGAGCATGCCGGCGACGATTCGATTGCCGCCACCCCGCTTGCTGCGGTGCTGCCGGCAACCCCGACCGGTATCATGAACGAGAAGGCGTTTTTCCCCCGGCTTTCGGAAGAGGGAAAGAAGCATCCGGTCACCCGCGGGCTCGAAGGGGCGGCGAACGAGCCGCCGGCCTGGGGCCGCTGGTTCCGTACGGTCGATGTCGACAGGCCGCTCGGCCAGACGGTGATGCAGGCGGCAGACGGAAAGCCGCTGCTGGTCCTCAACCGCGTCGGCAAGGGCCGTGTCGCCATGCTGCTTTCCGATCAGGGCTGGCTGTGGGCGCGCGGCTTCGAAGGGGGTGGACCGCATGTTTCGCTCTATCGCCGCACGGCGCATTGGCTGATGCAGGAACCGGCTCTCGAAGAGGAGGCGCTCACCGCCCGTGCGCTGGGCCGAACGCTCGAGATCACACGCCAGACGATCGAAGGGGATCCCGGCCAGGCGACCGTCACCTATCCCTCCGGTCGGACCCGGGAAGTGACGCTCGCCGAAAGCGAGCCGGGCCTCTATAAGGCCGAGGTCGAGACCGATGAAATCGGGCTCTTCGAGGTGGCCAACGACGAATTGACGACGCTCGTCCATGTCGGCAATGTCGATGCGCCCGAGTTCAAGGCAGCGATTTCCACGGAGGAGAAGATCAGGCCGTGGGCCGAGAAGACGAAGGGCCTCGTCCGCCGTCTGGCGAGCGCAGACGGCCCCGTCGACCTCCCGTCGATCCTTCCGGTTCGCGGCGCTGTTCGCGTCGCCGACGATCAGCGCCTGTCGCTGCGCATGACCGACGAGACCGTGCTGAAGGGCATCGATTCCCTGTCGCTTTTCGCGGGCCTCTTCGGCCTGGCGGCACTGCTCTTCCTGATCTCCGCCACCTGGTACCGCGAGGGCCGGTGAGCGCGCGCACCAGGAGCTCCCACTTTGCAGGGCAGGAACGGCCTGTAATTTCGAGGAATCAGGCAGCCGCCCCGTGCGCCTCGGGCCGCGCGGCGGAACCGGCGCCGGACGTTGCACCGTCGTCCCGCCAGGCGATCACGCCTTCGAGCCGGGCGTGAACGTCCGGCGCGATCGGCACGACGAGGACCCTCGCCGGATCGACGGGACCGGGAAATTCAAGCGCACTGTGACGTACTTTCTCGAAACCGAGCGGCTGGTAATAGGGCGGATCGCCGACGAGGATAACCGCTTCGGAGCCCTTGCGCCGCGCCGCTTCTACTGCAATGCGGACGAGTTCCCGGCCGATGCCCCGGTTCTTGTGCGAGGGTCGGACGGCAAGCGGCCCGAGCAGATGTCCTTTAACCGAGCCGGCGGATATCGGTGTCATCCGCACTGACGCGATCGTTTCCCCGTTATCGGCGCAGATGAACGAAAGCGAACGGTCATGCGGTCCCTGCTCGCGGATCCGCGCGGCAGCGCGGGTGAAGCGACCCGGCCCGAAGGCTTCTTCATTGATGATTTCGATGGCTGCGTCGTGGGATGCGTCTTCGGTCAGATAGACGAAATCGTGCTTTTTCATGTGTCGAGAACCGGCATGCGAACAGACATGGAGGATGGCTCGCCCCGAATGGGCGCTTGCAGCATCAGCGTCGTCGCAGGCTTCCCGACTGGATCATGGTTGTGATCGTTTCCAGATGAAAGAACTTCGTTTCGCCGATAGCAGAA
Encoded here:
- a CDS encoding GNAT family N-acetyltransferase, which translates into the protein MKKHDFVYLTEDASHDAAIEIINEEAFGPGRFTRAAARIREQGPHDRSLSFICADNGETIASVRMTPISAGSVKGHLLGPLAVRPSHKNRGIGRELVRIAVEAARRKGSEAVILVGDPPYYQPLGFEKVRHSALEFPGPVDPARVLVVPIAPDVHARLEGVIAWRDDGATSGAGSAARPEAHGAAA
- a CDS encoding membrane protein, yielding MTVDFSPLLAWPYLAALTLVAAVLAALGIWRGVRGAWTRTAALGAFCLALANPVLFQEEREPLSTIVAVVVDRSQSQENGARRSQTDQALEGLKERLSRFPQIEARIVEAADGEETEAPSTKLFGALAAALADVPPARVGGAVFISDGQIHDVPDVNQKLGFDAPVHALISGKPDEFDRRIEIVSAPRFGIVGEQQKMTFRVVDDGAAPGGGAEVTIRLNGNEIATEQAEPGTDVPFSFTVPRGGNNILEFAVNPVAGEVTETNNRAVHVLDGIRENLRVLLVSGEPHAGERAWRNLLKSDAAVDLVHFTILRPPEKQDGTPINELSLIAFPTRELFVDKISEFDLIIFDRYQHRGVLPILYYDNIAQYVENGGALLIAAGPEHAGDDSIAATPLAAVLPATPTGIMNEKAFFPRLSEEGKKHPVTRGLEGAANEPPAWGRWFRTVDVDRPLGQTVMQAADGKPLLVLNRVGKGRVAMLLSDQGWLWARGFEGGGPHVSLYRRTAHWLMQEPALEEEALTARALGRTLEITRQTIEGDPGQATVTYPSGRTREVTLAESEPGLYKAEVETDEIGLFEVANDELTTLVHVGNVDAPEFKAAISTEEKIRPWAEKTKGLVRRLASADGPVDLPSILPVRGAVRVADDQRLSLRMTDETVLKGIDSLSLFAGLFGLAALLFLISATWYREGR
- a CDS encoding DUF4159 domain-containing protein, coding for MIGGLSFIFANPAMLAALVTLPVIWWLLRMTPPRPAAEVFPPLRILASVMKREETPSKSPWWLTLLRMMMAAAVIFAIADPVFNPRSNTLATSGPLALLIDNSWATAPDWERRVEAASALIDDAEAKDVAISIVFTGERQHDATPGSAGTARNRLAAARPEPLPADRGTAIAALQATFKDAPPGTIAFITDGIEGADGKTMEALTGIGAAGLKVIEADGSEAVALTATGNESDGLSVTASRLKTDDGRSLPIVAFDTRGRAIASGAIDFAPGAATAKGMIEAPFELRNDFARIGIEGAATAGAQHLLDDGFRRRRVALLSGEARDLSQPLLSPLYYINRALAPYADLVEPRQSDLAVAIPELLEQRPSVLIMADIGRLPEEAYPLLAKWIENGGTLIRFAGPRLAAAPADDPLVPVTLRQGERALGGALSWSEPQPLADYPGNSPFAGMPRPTDILVKRQVLAEPTADLAERTWASLADGTPLVTTATRGTGRIVLFHVSAEATWSNLPISGHFVEMLRRSVQLSRGGGIASDGKAVKAQTLPPYRLLNADGVLVTESGNARPLDIVPGKTPVATADNPPGLYGSEDGFTALNLLPRDAELKRIDMTTAGPHTAEQLAGAESWSLKPALMTLALLLLLADALIVLFMGGVFSRARMARATSAIIVVLAATFVLAPPQAFADDARPDDQRILERLDTTHLAYVVTGEEEVDRLSEDGLRGLTDFLTYRTTLEPGAPVGLDISKDELSLYPIIYWPISASAPMPSPQAVSRIDAYMRAGGTVLFDTRDQFSSLGSSSNGTSANTERLQAILGNLDIPPLEPVPTDHVLTKAFYLLTNFPGRYTGSPLWIEAQLDNREEPSNRPARPGDGVTPIMITGNDFAGAWAVDSNGVALLPTVPPDEMQREYAFRSGVNIMMYMLTGNYKADQVHVPALLERLGQ